AAAGGTTTTTAGACCCGGCGTGCGGTTCAGGGACATTTCTGGTGCTGGCGATTCAGAAGGCAATAGATTGGGGAAAGAAAAATAAAAGACCGCGGCTGGAAATAGCAAAAAGCATCGTTGCCAACATCTGGGGTTTTGACTTAAATCCACTTGCGGTTATCGCCGCCCGCACCAACTACCTTTTTGCCCTCGGCGATTTAGCCGATGAATTGACCGAGTTTGAAATACCAATCTATCTTGCCGACTCCATTCTTTGGCCCGAACATACTGGCATCAAGGGCGCATTGAGAATGAACTTGTACGGTGAACAGATGCTGGTAAAAACTTCAGCCAGGGATTTCCATGTCCCTTTAATCTGGATAAAAGACAAAGGCTGTTTAATGAAAGAGGCGGCGCCTCTTATTGAAAAATTTGTCAAAAACGGGTTTGAACCAGAGGTTGCTTTAAAACACTTAAAAAAGAAAGGTCTGGTTTTTCCGCCCCACGAAACATCGGTGGCTGAGTTCTATAATGAAATCCTGAAACTGGAAAAAGAAAGGAAGAACGGCATCTGGGCACGGTTTTTGAAGAATGTTTTTGCGCCGATGGTTGCGGGCAAGTTTGACTTTGTCGTTGGCAATCCGCCCTGGGTGATGTGGCAATATCTTTCAAGAGAATACCGAGAGGCGACTAAAAATCTATGGGATTCATACGGTTTATCAATTATAAAAGAATCAAAAGACAAGTTAAGTAAAGGCAAAAAAGATTTCTCAATGCTTTTTGTTTACGCATCAGCGGATTATTACTTACAAGACGGGGGGAAATTGGGTTTTCTCATAACCCAGGAGGTGTTCAAATCAAAAGGAGCGGGTGAAGGATTCAGGCGATTTCGACTTGGAGAAGGTAAATATCTAAAAGTCTTAAAAGCCCATGATTTGGTTTCAATTCAGCCATTTGAAGGCGCGGCGAATAAAACCGCTGCCATTATTCTTAAAAAAGGCGAGAAAACAGAATATCCATTGCCATATTTTATTTGGACAAAGAAAAAAGGCGTTGGGAAAATTCCCACAGATAAATTATTAGATGAAGTTTTGAAATTGGTCTATAGAAAAAGAATGTTAGCAAGGCCAATTAGTTCAGATGTTAGTGCTTGGCAATCTTTTGAGGTAGAGAATGTTTTTTCAAAAATTATCGGCACAAACCAGTATAGAGCAAAAATTGGTGCAAGAACAGAACCTTATGGCATTTTTTGGATAAAAATTATGACTCTCACACAAGATGGAAATCTATTAATAAAAAATATTACAGAAGGCCGAAGAAAGAAACAAATATTTGAAAAAGAAGCAAAAATAGAAAGTAATTTTATTTACCCATCTTTCAGAGGATCAGATATAAATAGGTGGAATAGTTCAGTTGGGATCTATACTTTAATCCTTAATGACCCAGCGAATCCTAATAAACCCTTTAAAGAAGAAGACATGAAATTAAAATTTCCATTAACATATAATTATTTGACACATTTTAAAACTAACCTTCTAGAAAGGGCGGCTTATAAAAAATTTCATTGCCAAGCAGGTAGACCTTTCTATACACAATTTAATATTTCAAGAGATACATTTATGAATTATAAAGTTGTATGGAAAAGAATGACCAATGATATTTTTGCTTGTGTATTATCACAAGTAAAAACCCCCTTTGGGTTCAAAATGGCAATACCCCTGGATACAACATCATTTTTCGCCACTAACAATGAGGCTGAAGCCCATTATCTCTGTGCCATTGTAAACTCCACTCCCGTACGAGATTTTATTAAGTCTTTTTCTTCAGCGGGCAGGGGTTTTGGCACTCCTTCGGTTATGGAGCATATTGGAATCCCGAAGTTCGACCCGAAGAACCCCATTCACAAGAAACTTGCCGAAATCTCTAAAAGATGCCATCAACTCAAAGCCGAAGGCAAAGAAAATGAACTTTTGGTGTTAGAAAAGCAAAATGACGAGGCGGTAAAAGAACTGTTCGGGATTAAATAAGAATCTGTTTTTCAGTAGCCCCAGCGTCGGGTACGTTTTGCCCAGGTCTCTTTATAGGCAATGGTGAGCATTAACCGCGCCGAGGTCTCTTTCAATAAGCCGGATGGGGTCTGGCTTGTGCGGAAGCGGATTTCGGTGCCGATATCAATGTTGCCGAACTTCGGGACTGGAAATCCGGTGCCAAGGTGGAGGGTTTTTTCTTGTATTGGCTGGTTTGTGGCGGAGTTCAGGCAGTACCAGTTGGTCATTGAATAACCGAGGCGTAATGGGTGGTCGGGCAGAAGTTCATACTCAATGCCGAATGAGGGCCGGAAAACAGAACGGTAGTTTGCCGGTATGTTGTTGATTGTCGCCTTGTCATAGGGTCGCATCTCCAGACCAAGGGTAAACTGGTTGATTTGCCAGATGGGTCCAATTGCGGCACCGAGGTTCACAGTTGCCGGGAGTTTGATTTGATAGGTGCGGAAGGTGTCGGTGATGACACCGTGGATAAGTTTCCAGCGCTGGGCATTAAGGTTAAGAGGCAGGTCGTAACTAAGGGCAAGGGTAACCGGGTTAAACTGGAGCGAGGCGCCGAACCGGGCGTTGAAAGCAGAGTAGTCAATTGCGATTGTGTCGGTGGCGATGGTGCCTTCCGGAGTGATGTAACTCCAGTTTTCCCGAACACCGCCAAGATGGGGACGGAGGTAGAACCCGAGGCAGAAGTGACTTAAGAACGATTGCGCGATGCCAGCGCTCAGTGCATAAATGCCACCGTGGCTCTGGATGTGGTGGCGAGACAGGGTGTCGGATAAGGATTCAGACCAGACATCAAAATCCTGGTTGAAAATCTCGTCAACCGCCACAAGGATTCGGGTGCGGGTGGGCAGGGGAACCGCACCGTAAAATGTTGCTGGACGAACACCAGCAAGGGCTCGGGTCATTGTTGCCTGTTGGCCAACTGTGCCGATGCCGAGCAAGGTCATTTCTAATGAGGTCTGAGTGAGGTGGATGAAGTTTCCGGGGTTGCCTGAGGAAAGTGCAACCGGGTTGCCAAGCGCAGCGCTTTGAGCGGTGGCGCTGTATGCCGGTTCGCCCAGCCCGTTCATATTGAAGAAGGATTGGGCAAAGGTCAAAGACAGGGAAATCAGTAGTAAGATTGATATCTTGTTCATCTTGAGAAACGGTCTTCAGGCGGCAGGACATAGTGAATTTTCAGGCGGGGCGCCGCGCTGCCAGACCGTAAGATTTTAATCCGGAACGGCTTCTGCCATTCCGGTTCTGCGGTTACAAGTAAGCCGTGATTGGGGTTAGAGTCGGCAACGGAAACCCATTTCTGAACAAGGTCGGTAATTATGAGCCGGACAAGGGCTGCGGTGTCAGAGGGTAAATAGATGGTGGAAGCGGATGCCGCCTCTTCATAAGTGGCATATTTGCCCCGCTGGTAATAAGATTCGGTGAGTTTGTGGACGCCAAGTTGCACGGAGTCCTTGCGTTGGTAAACAGGCTGGGGTTTAAATATCAGTTCTGCCCGGGCGATTGTGGCTGAGTCGGGGATGGACTCCAGCCGGAAATGAAGCCAGGTCCGAAAGGCAACACCAGAACCGACAAAAAGTTCACCGGGATTAGTCCTGACTCCGGAAGAGTCGATGATATGGGCGTCGGCTGCCGGGTAGTAGGTGCGCTTTTTGCCATCGGCATAGGTGAATACAAGACGGGGTGATGTTTTGGTAGCGGCAAGGGTGGCGATGGTTGTGAAGCCGGTGTCAAGGGGAATCAGGGCGATGCCATAGGAGCGGTGGACCAGGGTGTCAAGGTAATCCCGGTTTAGTTCAACGACGGTTGAATCCTTTTCAATTCGGCCCTGACCGAGCGCGAAGTGCCAGTAGTCACCACCGGGTGTGAGCCACTGGGTTAAAGAATCTGCCATACGCCAGGTGACGGCGCTGGAACTCCATTCGGTGGAACAGGCAAAGCAGGTAAAGTTCATCGGCGTACTATCAAGAGGAAATAGTACGAGTTGCACCCCAACCACCGAATCAAGCGCGCTGTCTTTTGGGGCAAAGTCGATAAGCACCCGGGACTGGTACTGCTGGTCTTTTCCCAAAAGCAGGTGGTCAGCACTGCCCAGCGGGATAAATCTGGAATAGCAGTCGGCGCTATCCGGAACAATTTCAAGCGTAACGGTCTCCGGTAACTGGTTAATCTGGTCAAAACCTACGGGCAGGGTATTGCAGGCAAGGATAAAGAGTATTACGAGAAAGAGCCGGTGTTTCATTCGCCGGGTTCCTTTGCCGTAAAAGCCTGGGTGATGTGCTGGGAGATGTTGTCTTTGATTGCATGGTAGGCGGTACGGATGGCGTTCTTTATCGCTTGCGGTGTTGAACGGCCATGGGCAACAACAACATTACCCTTAACTCCGAGCATCAAAGCACCGCCGTGCTCCTGATAGTCCATTCGGCTGATAAACTCTTCTAAGACCGGGCGGGAAAACCAGCGGCGCAATCGGTATTTGGACTCAGACTCAAGATAATCGACGAGCAGTTCCCTGAGAATTTCTGCCAGACCTTCGCCGTACTTTAAAAGGACATTACCGACAAATCCATCACAGACCACCACATCCACCTTGCCGGTGAGGATGTCGTTGCCTTCAATGTTGCCGATGAAATTGAGCCCGCTTTCTTTCAGGAGCCGGTAAGCGGCTAAGGTCAATTCGTTACCCTTGGTGTCTTCCTGACCGATGTTTAACAACCCAACAGTGGGATTTGCCTTACGGAACAGAAAACTGGCAGCGGTTGCACCCATCATTGCGAACTGGAGTAGGTTTGAAGGCTTGGTGTCAACATTGGCACCAACATCAAGAACCAGCGTGCTTCCTTTGATTCGGGGGAAAAGTACCGCAAGGGTCGGACGATGGACACCGGGAATGGCACCCAGGGTGGTAAGGGCAAATGCCATCACAGCACCGGTGTTGCCGGCACTGACCGCAGCCTGCGCCTTACCCTCTTTGTGCAGCGCCATACAAAGGGCGATTGAGGCGTTCCGTTTTTTCTTTACCGCCTCGGCGGGTGGTTCGTGCATTCCGATTACTTCGGGCGCGGGGATGAGTTCAACTCGTTCTCCAATGTCGGTAAGAGATGAATCGGTTTGAGACTTCCAGGCTTCTTCCACAATTTCCGGTTTGCCGACAAGGAGGAGATGGAGGTCGGGTAGTTCCTTTAATGCCAGTGCCGCCCCTTCAATTTCGACAAGCGGGGCATTGTCCGACCCCATCGCATCAAGGGCGACTTTCACCTTTTATTACTCTTTTTCCTTTGTCGTTACCACCGGTTTGCCCGCATAATAGCCGCAATGGGGACATACCCGGTGGGGCATTTTCGGCTCGTGGCAGTGCGGACAGTCCACCACCGTTGGTGGTGTCAGTTTCCAATGGGTGCGGCGCTTTCGACCGCGTTGTCTTGAATGCCGGCGTTTAGGTAAAGGCATTATTGTCCTCCAGAGTTTAAAATTATTTCTTTACAGTTGTGATTTGATTCTATTGGAGCGGAATCGTTTGTCAAGCAAACGAGGTCAAGTTTGCGGTTCATCAGAAATGGCAGAATTTTGGGTAAAGGCGTGGTCAAAGTCGTACACGGCGTGGAAATCTTCTAAGCGGTTGGTTTCACTTTTGAGCATCAAGCCGGCTTCAATCAGGTTAAAGACAACCTGACCGATGTCGTCGGTGCTAAAGATACCCCAGGAGTTCAAAACCATTTTTGCCAGTGGTCCATAGCGCTCAGCCATCAACCGTCTGATGCCTTCAAGTAGTTCGAGGGCGGTGATGTGCTCTTTTCTGCCGGTCATCTTATAGGTATATTGCAAACCGTCGTTGATTAAGAGGTAAGCCTCAAGGGGAAACCGTTTGTCTTTCTGGAGCAGTTCATTGAGCAGTATCATTAGTGAGATAATTTTACTTTTTCTCTTCACCGCAGGCAAGAAAAACGGTGCCGATTTAACCGCGGGCTAATCGTAACCGAGAGGTTAGTTTGTCAGGGTCTTATTGAAGTTTGCTTGACTTTTACGGGCAATAGTTTATGATTTTGACTACGATGGACGATTCCGAAAAATGTGTAAACAGCCGGGTGGCGAAGTTGCCGTTCGGCTGGGTCCGGGTTTTCTGGTACCAGGGAAAAGTGATAAAGGTGGAGTTGAACGAACACGAATCCGGACCGTCGGACAAACATCTGGCACAACAGATTGAGCGGTTACTGCGGGGTGGACTGCGGGTTTCAGAGTTTGAGGTGGCAGTGCCGGACCGGGGTGAATTTTCGCGGCGGGTATTGAACCGGTGCGCCCGAATCGGTTTTGGCGAGATAATGAGTTATGGTGAATTAGCCCGTGCCGCAGGAAAACCCGGTGCAGCAAGGGCGGTTGGTCAGATAATGGCAAACAATCAATTACCCCTTTTCTTTCCCTGTCATCGGGTTGTGGCGGCAGATGGCAGGCTGGGCGGATTTAACGGCGGGCTGGAAATAAAGCGCCGGTTACTGGAATTTGAAGGGTGGCGCGTTGTAGGTCGGGGATGGGATGCCAGGATTGCGCGTTAATGGATAAAAAAGAAGCAGCCACACCGATTATTGAACAACTGGTTGTCGGGCCACTGGAAACCAACTGTTACATCCTGAAGTCCGGGGAGGAGATGTTGATTGTTGACCCTGGAGGCGACGGTAAGGTGATTCTCAACAAAGTCGCTGAATTAGGGGGAACAGTTAAACTTATCGTTAATACCCATGGCCATATTGACCACATCGCAGCGAATAAAGAGGTGCAGGAGGCGACCGGTGCGCAACTGTTAATCCATCAACTGGACGAGGCGATGCTGACCGAGCCGAACGAAAATCTATCGGTTTTAATGGGGATGATGACGAAGTCGCCCCGGGCGGACCAGCTTCTAAGTGAGGGCGATGAAATAGTCGTTGGTAAAGAACATTTGCAGGTGGTGCATACACCGGGCCATACACCGGGAAGCATCTGTTTGTTAGGGAAGGATTTTGCGTTTACCGGTGATACACTGTTTGTTGATTCGATTGGCAGGTGTGATTTGCCCGGGGGTTCAGAGCGGCAGATGCAGCGGTCTTTATCCCGGTTGCAAAGTTTGCTTAAGCGGGAGACGATGCTTTATCCCGGGCATGGTCCGAGCGGAACTTTTGGCCGGGCACTGCTGGTGAACCCATTTCTGGGAAGTGTCTGGCCTGCTTGACAGTAAAAGAAAAATGTCTATTTTTAAGTGTGATTAGAAACAGGAGGAACAATGGCTAAGATCAGAGTCGGTATCATCGGCGTTGGAAACTGTGCCAGCAGTCTGGTGCAGGGGGTCCACTATTACCGTAATGCCAAAGAGGACGAGTCTTTGCCCGGAATAATGCATGTGAATCTGGGCGGTTACCACATCAGTGATATTGAGTTCAGTATGGCGATAGATATCGACAAAAGGAAGGTGGGTAAAGACCTCGCCCAGGCAATTTTCACCTACCCCAACAACACTTATAAGTTTACCGATGTGCCCAAACTGGGCGTGAAGGTGATTCGGGGAATGACGCACGACGGACTGGGTTACTACCTTTCCCAGATTATCGAGAAGGCACCCGGTCCCACCGCTGATATTGTGAAGGAAATTAAGGAAACCAAGACCGATGTTGTCATTAACTATTTGCCGGTGGGCAGTGAAGAGGCAACCAAGTGGTATGTGGAGCAGATTTTAAAAGCCGGTTGCGCATTTATTAACTGCATCCCGGTTTTTATTGCTTCACAGAAGTACTGGCAGCGCCGGTTTAAAGCAGCCGGTTTACCGGTGATTGGCGATGATATCAAATCCCAGGTCGGAGCGACAATTTTGCACCGGACTCTGGTATCGCTGTTCAATGACCGGGGGGTGAAGCTGTTAAAGACGATGCAGCTCAATGTTGGTGGCAACACCGACTTCCTTAATATGCTGGAACGGCAAAGGCTTCACTCCAAGAAGATATCCAAGACCGGTGCGGTAACTTCACTTCTTAAATACGATATTGGCGCAGAAAATATCCATGTTGGACCGAGTGATTATGTGCCCTGGCTCCAGGACCGCAAATGGTGTTATCTGCGGATGGAAGGACAGGCATTCGGAGATGTGCCGCTTAATGTTGAGTTGAAACTTGAGGTCTGGGATTCACCCAATTCTGCCGGAGTGGTGATTGATGCGATCCGTTGTGCCAAACTGGCGCTTGATAACGGGCTTTCCGGTCCAATCATTGGACCCTCCAGTTATTTTATGAAGACGCCACCGGTTCAGTTTCCGGACGATGTCTGCCGCGAAAAGACTGAGGCGTTTATCGCCCGCTATGGAATGAAAAAGCGAAAGGCGCGACTTTAATTAGTCGCCCGGAATGGGCGCAGTGCGGGGCGTATTGATTACATTTGAGGGGGTTGAAGGTTCGGGAAAGTCAACCCAGGCACAACTTTTAGCCCAATATCTTAAAGAGAAAGGGCGGGAGGTTGTTTTTTCCCGTGAACCCGGGGGCACGGAAATCGGTGAGCGTATTCGCAATATCCTGCTGGACCCGGATTGCCGTCAGATGGATGCCCGTACCGAACTTTTTCTTTACCTGGCGAGTCGGAATCAGCATGTGCGGGAAAAGATTTTGCCGGCATTAAGAGCCGGGAAGGTGGTTGTTCTTGACCGGTTCGCTGATTCATCGGTCGCTTACCAGGGTTTTGGTCGAGAGTTGGGGGAAAAGTTTGTTAGCCGTTTAAATAAACTGGCAACAATAGGGTTAAAACCGGACATTACATTTCTGGTTGATGTACCGGTTGTGGTCGGCTACCAGAGAAAGGAAAAGGGCAAACTTGACAGAATGGAGCAGGAGGAGGTAAAATTTCATGAGCGCGTCCGTAACGGTTATCTGCGGTTAGCCCGTCGGGCCCCAGGTAGAATAAAGGTGGTTGCGGGCGAAAGAGAACCAATGGAGATTCAGAAGGAAATCAGGTTGCTGGTTGACCGTATGTTAGAAAGAAAGGGGAGAAAGAAGGTATGAGGTCCCGGATGAAGAGGTATTTTGCACCGGCATCGGTATTTGTCGGAATTTTTTTAATTGCCGCGTTTGTGGGTGGTTTGTTAGGCAGGCTGTGGGCGCAGCGCGGCGTCAATCTGACCGAAAGTCTGCAGATGTTTTCCCGGGTGGTGGGAATTGTGCTTAACAGTTATGTGGAGCCGGTGGATAGTGACAAACTGATCCGGGAAGGGGTAAAGGGGATGTTGCAGTCGCTCGACCCCTATTCGGAGTTTTTAGATGAGACCGATTTCAAGGAGTTAAGGATAAAGACCGAGGCGCAGTTTGGGGGAATTGGAATCCACATCGGGTTGGTAGATGAGCAGTTGACGGTTATTTCGCCCATTGAAGGGACACCAGCGGCACGAGCCGGGATTCGCGCCGGCGACCGCATCGCCGAAATCGAAGGAAAGTCAACGCAGGGTTTTACGACCGAGGATGCGGTAAAACTGCTGCGGGGTGAGCCCGGTACGAAGGTACGAATTAAGATTGCCCGGCCCGGTGTTCAGGACCTGATTCCTTTTGAGCTGACACGGGCGATTATCAACATCAAATCTGTTCCCTATTTTGGAATGGTGACCAGGGATATCGGTTATATCCGAGTGGCGGATATGTCGCGGGTCGCTTCCAAAGATATGCTTCAGGCGATGGATTCGCTTTTTAGGAGCGGGGCGAAGAAACTGATATTTGATTTGCGCTCGAATGGTGGCGGTTTGTTGCAGGAAGGCAAAGAGGTGTCAGATTTGTTCTTGGGCCCGGGAAAACTTGTTGTCCGGACCAAGGGTCGGTTGCCCGAAACCAATCAGGATTTTGTTGCCGAAGCCGAGGATAAATACGGCGATTATCCAATGGTGGTATTGGTGGACCGGGGTAGTGCTTCAGCCGCAGAGATTGTTGCCGGTGCGCTGCAGGATTGGGAGCGAGCGGTCATCGTTGGTGATACGACATTTGGCAAAGGCTCGGTTCAGACGATACATCCGCTGGGAAGTGATATCGGGATGAAAATCACGACTGCTTACTGGTACACCCCGAGTGGTCGTTGTATCAACAAAGCACAGGAAAAAAGCCCGGTGGTGCTGAAAGATACAACAAAAACAACAAAGCAGACTTTTCGCACCTTGGGACCATTGCGCCGTAGTTTATACGGTGGAGGTGGAATTGCGCCGGATATCTATCTGCCGCCGGACAAACTTACCGGTTTGGCAGCCCGGATTCCCCGCGCCGCATTCTTTGATTTTGCCGCTGAGTATGCGAACAGCCATCCGGATTTAACAATGGATTTCCGAGCCGATGATAAGGTACTTGCGCAGTTTAAGGAATTTCTCAAGGGGAAGAAAAAGCTGGAATTTACCGACGAGGAGTTTGATTCAACGCGGGATGCGATAGCGGAGATGATTGAGATTGAAATCGGTGGGAAAATTGATGGCTTGCACGGTGAGTATCAGATGCGTCTGCGCCGCGACTCGTATGTGAAAAAGGCGGTGGAGATACTGGAACCGGCTCATTCGGTCGCGGAGATTCTGAAGCGGCTGAAATAACGGTGTCATAAAAGTTCAAGAGCAGAAAAGGATTTTAATGCCCGAACTTCCTGAAGTCGAGACAATCCGAAGGTATTTAACGCCCATTTTAAAAAATCTTCGGATAGGTAATGTTATAGTGCGGCGCCCGGATGCGGTTGGTTCTCCGGAACCAGAGAAGTTCTGCGAGGAGTTGAAAGGGAAGGAGATAAGGCGGCTGGAGCGTCAGGGTAAGTATCTGATAATCTTTCTCCATCCTTATGGCCGGTTGATTGTTCATTTACGGTTGAGTGGCCATCTTCGCGTTGTTAAGGGTAAGGAGATACCAGATTATGAATGGGTGCGGTTTGTGTTTACCAATGGCACAGCCCTTTCTTTTATTGAGCCCCGGGTTCTGGGTAAGGTGTATTTTGTTGCGGGTTCAGAGTTGCCGCCGGTTTTGAAGGGTCTGGAGCGTTTAGGGCTGGAACCGATTGACCGGAGATTTAACGGTAAATATCTGATGGCGAAGTTGCAGGGACGGCAGGCGAAGATAAAGAGTCTGTTGATGGACCAGACGATTTGTGCCGGTGTCGGAAACATCTATTCTGACGAGGCGCTGTTTCGAGCGAAGATTAAACCGATGCGGCGGGCAGACACATTAAAACCGGCTGAGATTTATCAATTGGCAAAGGCGTTAAAAGCGGTACTTAAAGCGGGAATCAGGTGGATGGGCACGACAATGACGGATGGACGCTATCTTAAGCCGGATGGTGCGCGGGGCGGATTCCAGAATCAACTTATGGTTTTTGGTAGAAAAGGTTTATCCTGTCGTCGGTGTGGCAGTTTGGTCAAAAGAGTAACAATGGGTAATCGCAGTAGTTACTTCTGTCCCCGGTGTCAGAGTTAGTAAGGAGGATTGATGGAGAATAGACCGGTTGGAATAATTTGCCACGGTGGCGTTGGTAAGATTGAGGAAAAGTCCGAATACGCTGCGGGTTTGAAAGATGCAATTGAAGAGGGTTATCGGTTGCTGCGTCAGGGCGCCAGTGCCCTGGAAGCGGTCATTAAGGCGGTTGTGATTATGGAAGACAATCCGATATTTAATGCCGGAACCGGTTCCAGTTTGACGCTTGACGGTGAAGTGGAAATGGATGCCGCGGTGATGACCCAGGATGGTAGATTTGGCGGGGTTTGCTGTATTAGCAGGGTGAAGAATCCGATTCTGGTAGCGGAGAAGGTTATGGTTTACACAGACCACCTGATACTTGCCGGACAGGGAGCGGTGGAGTTTGCCCGGCAGATGGGTTTTGAAGAGTAT
The nucleotide sequence above comes from candidate division WOR-3 bacterium. Encoded proteins:
- a CDS encoding dTMP kinase encodes the protein MGAVRGVLITFEGVEGSGKSTQAQLLAQYLKEKGREVVFSREPGGTEIGERIRNILLDPDCRQMDARTELFLYLASRNQHVREKILPALRAGKVVVLDRFADSSVAYQGFGRELGEKFVSRLNKLATIGLKPDITFLVDVPVVVGYQRKEKGKLDRMEQEEVKFHERVRNGYLRLARRAPGRIKVVAGEREPMEIQKEIRLLVDRMLERKGRKKV
- a CDS encoding inositol-3-phosphate synthase, with product MAKIRVGIIGVGNCASSLVQGVHYYRNAKEDESLPGIMHVNLGGYHISDIEFSMAIDIDKRKVGKDLAQAIFTYPNNTYKFTDVPKLGVKVIRGMTHDGLGYYLSQIIEKAPGPTADIVKEIKETKTDVVINYLPVGSEEATKWYVEQILKAGCAFINCIPVFIASQKYWQRRFKAAGLPVIGDDIKSQVGATILHRTLVSLFNDRGVKLLKTMQLNVGGNTDFLNMLERQRLHSKKISKTGAVTSLLKYDIGAENIHVGPSDYVPWLQDRKWCYLRMEGQAFGDVPLNVELKLEVWDSPNSAGVVIDAIRCAKLALDNGLSGPIIGPSSYFMKTPPVQFPDDVCREKTEAFIARYGMKKRKARL
- a CDS encoding DNRLRE domain-containing protein, producing the protein MKHRLFLVILFILACNTLPVGFDQINQLPETVTLEIVPDSADCYSRFIPLGSADHLLLGKDQQYQSRVLIDFAPKDSALDSVVGVQLVLFPLDSTPMNFTCFACSTEWSSSAVTWRMADSLTQWLTPGGDYWHFALGQGRIEKDSTVVELNRDYLDTLVHRSYGIALIPLDTGFTTIATLAATKTSPRLVFTYADGKKRTYYPAADAHIIDSSGVRTNPGELFVGSGVAFRTWLHFRLESIPDSATIARAELIFKPQPVYQRKDSVQLGVHKLTESYYQRGKYATYEEAASASTIYLPSDTAALVRLIITDLVQKWVSVADSNPNHGLLVTAEPEWQKPFRIKILRSGSAAPRLKIHYVLPPEDRFSR
- a CDS encoding S41 family peptidase, with product MRSRMKRYFAPASVFVGIFLIAAFVGGLLGRLWAQRGVNLTESLQMFSRVVGIVLNSYVEPVDSDKLIREGVKGMLQSLDPYSEFLDETDFKELRIKTEAQFGGIGIHIGLVDEQLTVISPIEGTPAARAGIRAGDRIAEIEGKSTQGFTTEDAVKLLRGEPGTKVRIKIARPGVQDLIPFELTRAIINIKSVPYFGMVTRDIGYIRVADMSRVASKDMLQAMDSLFRSGAKKLIFDLRSNGGGLLQEGKEVSDLFLGPGKLVVRTKGRLPETNQDFVAEAEDKYGDYPMVVLVDRGSASAAEIVAGALQDWERAVIVGDTTFGKGSVQTIHPLGSDIGMKITTAYWYTPSGRCINKAQEKSPVVLKDTTKTTKQTFRTLGPLRRSLYGGGGIAPDIYLPPDKLTGLAARIPRAAFFDFAAEYANSHPDLTMDFRADDKVLAQFKEFLKGKKKLEFTDEEFDSTRDAIAEMIEIEIGGKIDGLHGEYQMRLRRDSYVKKAVEILEPAHSVAEILKRLK
- a CDS encoding methylated-DNA--[protein]-cysteine S-methyltransferase; this translates as MILTTMDDSEKCVNSRVAKLPFGWVRVFWYQGKVIKVELNEHESGPSDKHLAQQIERLLRGGLRVSEFEVAVPDRGEFSRRVLNRCARIGFGEIMSYGELARAAGKPGAARAVGQIMANNQLPLFFPCHRVVAADGRLGGFNGGLEIKRRLLEFEGWRVVGRGWDARIAR
- a CDS encoding N-6 DNA methylase, producing the protein MKKVKVRKNTELRLGQVIDHDSLIQLADRLVKETKVLLQYAKTEEDLRIGFEKLLEPIKADLNLTLTTHYEKSVYRGRPDALHGQLVIEYEPPGAFKSRTKIDHAFLQLINYIQELSKKETLFLFDPKYVGVGFDGEKIFFVRYIGDRTKAKEQFTPEDFTILGPYEFTPESARTFLMYLRALARLPLNAENLAQRFGPSSELAPKMVSALVNALKHWGEQERIRTFFNEWKRLFGIVYGEVLTSGVQDREMRALSEVYKVREEVDFQELLFCVHTYFVFLMKLISAEILVLKETSLATSLAFRLAHSSDDELKRELEDIEDGGIYARKGITNFLEGDFFRWYLDAFDSPELKDAIREVSRSLAEFEPATSSLEPSATRDLLKKLYQYLVPREVRHRLGEYYTPDWLAELLLKEVGYDGNNFKRFLDPACGSGTFLVLAIQKAIDWGKKNKRPRLEIAKSIVANIWGFDLNPLAVIAARTNYLFALGDLADELTEFEIPIYLADSILWPEHTGIKGALRMNLYGEQMLVKTSARDFHVPLIWIKDKGCLMKEAAPLIEKFVKNGFEPEVALKHLKKKGLVFPPHETSVAEFYNEILKLEKERKNGIWARFLKNVFAPMVAGKFDFVVGNPPWVMWQYLSREYREATKNLWDSYGLSIIKESKDKLSKGKKDFSMLFVYASADYYLQDGGKLGFLITQEVFKSKGAGEGFRRFRLGEGKYLKVLKAHDLVSIQPFEGAANKTAAIILKKGEKTEYPLPYFIWTKKKGVGKIPTDKLLDEVLKLVYRKRMLARPISSDVSAWQSFEVENVFSKIIGTNQYRAKIGARTEPYGIFWIKIMTLTQDGNLLIKNITEGRRKKQIFEKEAKIESNFIYPSFRGSDINRWNSSVGIYTLILNDPANPNKPFKEEDMKLKFPLTYNYLTHFKTNLLERAAYKKFHCQAGRPFYTQFNISRDTFMNYKVVWKRMTNDIFACVLSQVKTPFGFKMAIPLDTTSFFATNNEAEAHYLCAIVNSTPVRDFIKSFSSAGRGFGTPSVMEHIGIPKFDPKNPIHKKLAEISKRCHQLKAEGKENELLVLEKQNDEAVKELFGIK
- the rpmF gene encoding 50S ribosomal protein L32, whose protein sequence is MPLPKRRHSRQRGRKRRTHWKLTPPTVVDCPHCHEPKMPHRVCPHCGYYAGKPVVTTKEKE
- a CDS encoding MBL fold metallo-hydrolase; translated protein: MDKKEAATPIIEQLVVGPLETNCYILKSGEEMLIVDPGGDGKVILNKVAELGGTVKLIVNTHGHIDHIAANKEVQEATGAQLLIHQLDEAMLTEPNENLSVLMGMMTKSPRADQLLSEGDEIVVGKEHLQVVHTPGHTPGSICLLGKDFAFTGDTLFVDSIGRCDLPGGSERQMQRSLSRLQSLLKRETMLYPGHGPSGTFGRALLVNPFLGSVWPA
- the plsX gene encoding phosphate acyltransferase PlsX, with amino-acid sequence MKVALDAMGSDNAPLVEIEGAALALKELPDLHLLLVGKPEIVEEAWKSQTDSSLTDIGERVELIPAPEVIGMHEPPAEAVKKKRNASIALCMALHKEGKAQAAVSAGNTGAVMAFALTTLGAIPGVHRPTLAVLFPRIKGSTLVLDVGANVDTKPSNLLQFAMMGATAASFLFRKANPTVGLLNIGQEDTKGNELTLAAYRLLKESGLNFIGNIEGNDILTGKVDVVVCDGFVGNVLLKYGEGLAEILRELLVDYLESESKYRLRRWFSRPVLEEFISRMDYQEHGGALMLGVKGNVVVAHGRSTPQAIKNAIRTAYHAIKDNISQHITQAFTAKEPGE